One genomic segment of Corynebacterium durum includes these proteins:
- a CDS encoding deoxyguanosinetriphosphate triphosphohydrolase: MRHYTDKDVERRYPEPLKQSQYDNPDGRGAFNRDRARVLHSAALRRLADKTQVVGPRDGDTPRTRLTHSLEVAQIARGIGSGIGVDPDLAELAALSHDIGHPPYGHNGEVALNMLADQCGGFEGNAQTLRILSRLEPKIISDEDESFGLNLTRAALRAASKYPWPKVGSDGVERTKYGAYVEDQHILDWILDGSSMPAGVSVEAQVMDASDDIAYSVHDVEDGILSGRVSLSVLWDLVELAALAEKGQRAFGGSADLLVEAAGRLRQLPVVAAAADYDGSFRSLAALKTMTSELVGRYVGGTIAATKAAGGGGLVVPAEAAAEVQLLKTIAVLYVMDNPLHQKRQDRQRDRIYRVYDYLTLGAPGSLDPMFSDWYISADTDAQRQRVIIDQIASMTESRLERLARDCGDLLLG; encoded by the coding sequence ATGCGCCACTACACGGACAAAGACGTGGAGCGACGCTACCCCGAACCACTCAAACAAAGCCAATACGACAACCCCGACGGCCGGGGAGCCTTCAACCGCGACCGCGCCCGCGTCCTCCACTCCGCCGCTTTACGACGCCTCGCCGACAAAACCCAGGTCGTAGGTCCCCGCGACGGCGACACCCCCCGAACACGACTCACGCACTCCCTCGAAGTCGCCCAAATTGCGCGTGGCATTGGCAGCGGCATCGGGGTTGACCCCGACCTCGCCGAACTCGCGGCACTCAGCCACGACATCGGGCACCCGCCCTACGGGCACAACGGGGAAGTAGCCCTGAACATGCTTGCCGACCAATGCGGCGGCTTCGAAGGCAACGCCCAAACCCTGCGAATACTCAGCCGCCTCGAACCCAAAATCATCTCCGACGAGGACGAATCCTTCGGGCTCAACCTCACCCGTGCCGCGCTCCGAGCAGCCAGCAAATACCCCTGGCCGAAAGTTGGTTCCGATGGGGTGGAGCGCACGAAATACGGGGCTTATGTTGAAGACCAGCACATACTTGATTGGATACTGGATGGTTCTTCGATGCCTGCGGGTGTCAGCGTGGAAGCCCAGGTCATGGATGCCTCCGACGACATTGCGTACTCCGTCCACGACGTCGAAGACGGCATACTTTCTGGGCGCGTCAGCCTCAGTGTGCTGTGGGATCTTGTCGAACTCGCCGCGCTCGCCGAAAAAGGGCAACGCGCCTTCGGCGGTTCTGCCGACCTGCTCGTCGAAGCCGCAGGACGACTCCGCCAACTTCCCGTTGTTGCGGCCGCCGCCGACTACGACGGCAGTTTCCGTTCACTCGCCGCGCTGAAAACCATGACGTCCGAGCTTGTTGGACGCTACGTCGGCGGAACCATCGCAGCGACCAAAGCCGCCGGTGGAGGTGGTTTGGTTGTTCCGGCTGAGGCTGCCGCCGAGGTGCAACTGCTCAAGACAATTGCCGTTCTCTACGTCATGGACAACCCGCTCCATCAAAAACGCCAAGACCGGCAACGCGACCGCATTTACCGAGTCTACGACTACCTCACGCTTGGCGCGCCGGGTTCGCTCGACCCCATGTTTAGCGACTGGTACATCTCCGCCGACACCGATGCTCAGCGCCAGCGCGTGATCATCGACCAAATCGCCTCCATGACGGAATCCCGCCTCGAACGGCTCGCCCGCGACTGCGGCGACCTGCTGCTGGGGTGA
- a CDS encoding YdcF family protein, with protein sequence MKILLLVVLSYPARVLGYSARRVRNDPSLIDALLILGTAQYNGVPSRQFAARLDHAAEIWQPGQRVFTCGGKLPGDAFTEAAVGKRYLIERGVREDAIVAVEEGSDSWASISAVAQHNSGRVLVITDPNHSLRATSIARRLGLDARPSPTPYAPTRKIGKRWLWTVLHECSGLVVLDLRLINVRWAEWAENQLRTIAETLRPSRKARHDALRRKDT encoded by the coding sequence ATGAAGATTCTCCTGCTCGTGGTGCTCAGCTACCCCGCGCGCGTCCTCGGCTACTCCGCCCGCCGTGTCCGCAACGATCCCTCGCTTATCGACGCCCTGCTCATCCTCGGCACGGCACAATACAACGGCGTCCCGTCGCGGCAATTTGCGGCGCGCCTCGACCATGCGGCAGAAATCTGGCAACCAGGGCAGAGAGTATTCACCTGCGGCGGGAAACTCCCTGGTGATGCGTTTACTGAGGCGGCCGTCGGGAAGCGCTACCTGATAGAACGCGGCGTGCGGGAGGACGCCATCGTTGCGGTGGAGGAGGGCTCGGACAGCTGGGCGTCGATAAGCGCGGTGGCCCAACACAACTCGGGGCGGGTGCTGGTGATTACCGACCCCAACCACAGCCTCCGCGCCACCAGCATCGCCCGTCGCCTGGGCCTGGACGCGCGGCCCTCGCCGACCCCTTACGCGCCGACCCGTAAAATAGGCAAGCGATGGCTATGGACAGTCCTGCACGAATGCTCCGGCCTGGTCGTCCTTGACCTCAGACTCATCAATGTGCGGTGGGCTGAATGGGCGGAAAACCAACTCCGAACCATCGCCGAAACCCTCCGGCCCTCCCGAAAAGCCCGCCACGACGCGCTCCGCAGAAAGGACACGTAA
- a CDS encoding TPM domain-containing protein, with protein MNRLRLVAVSALIACAPLAAGPWIAEPVAVAQAPATYTDVVTDNAGVLSEAEKGKLVEAIQDVQRKEQRKIYVVFTEDFGGLSGEEWAKQAKQRNDGRNVLVYGVAVKSRDYGLAYGADWDSDADDMKKAAYNKLVESDYYGSAMALVDASSTSSGSNAAWLGGGAAAVVATGAGLAAYSRRKRTRQTASMTADARAINPKDTGSLTALPIDVLEKLSQEELVSTDESIRKARAELDLATAEFGAERTRSFVRALNHSTTTLQRAFGIRAQLDDTIPESEEERRAMLVDIVSSCGQADDALDAEAENFATLRDVLINADSNLAKLTQTMVDLRGRLPQAEQTLDRLRGEHPASMLTSIADNTQLASEHLEHADTALNDARALTAQPAGQQGGLVEALQAAEKSTHEADKLLAGIEHAEENIRMAQSNLSALVTEVEQEIAEAGSLRARGQEHGTQADWASLDDAVTAAQAALSTARDKGGDDPLGAYTALADADAVLDVELDKVRESSADQERRLQILDNAMAAAQSRITAAEDLISTRGRVIGSAARTQLAEAQRRFASAQNQRTRDTGAAVADAQAASQAAQNALNYAENDIRDYQNRQRGNGSGSGGTGSFIAGMVVNEILNGGHRGYGGGFGGGFGGFGGGFGGGFGGGGGFGGGGGFGGGGGFGGSGGSGGGFTGGKF; from the coding sequence ATGAACCGACTTCGTCTTGTCGCTGTCAGTGCCCTCATCGCGTGCGCGCCGCTTGCCGCTGGGCCGTGGATCGCTGAACCGGTGGCGGTCGCGCAGGCCCCCGCCACCTACACGGACGTGGTGACCGACAACGCCGGAGTGCTGAGCGAAGCGGAGAAGGGCAAGCTAGTCGAGGCAATCCAGGACGTGCAGCGGAAAGAACAGCGCAAAATCTATGTGGTGTTCACCGAGGATTTCGGGGGTCTGTCTGGCGAGGAATGGGCCAAGCAGGCGAAACAGCGCAACGACGGCCGCAACGTGCTGGTGTACGGCGTGGCGGTGAAGAGTCGGGACTACGGCTTGGCTTACGGCGCGGACTGGGACAGCGATGCCGACGACATGAAGAAAGCCGCCTACAACAAGCTCGTGGAATCGGACTACTACGGGTCGGCAATGGCGCTGGTGGACGCGTCGAGTACGTCATCTGGCTCTAATGCCGCGTGGCTCGGCGGCGGGGCTGCTGCCGTAGTGGCAACCGGTGCTGGGCTAGCAGCGTATTCCCGGCGCAAGCGCACCAGGCAAACCGCCTCAATGACAGCTGATGCGCGGGCCATCAACCCGAAAGATACTGGTAGTTTGACGGCGCTGCCGATTGACGTGCTGGAAAAGCTCTCGCAGGAGGAGCTGGTGTCCACGGATGAGTCGATACGCAAGGCCCGCGCCGAACTCGACCTGGCCACCGCCGAATTCGGAGCGGAACGCACCCGCAGCTTCGTGCGCGCACTCAACCACTCCACCACTACCCTGCAACGCGCCTTCGGCATCCGCGCACAACTCGACGACACCATCCCCGAATCCGAGGAGGAGCGGCGCGCCATGTTGGTGGACATTGTGTCCAGCTGCGGGCAGGCCGACGACGCTCTGGATGCCGAGGCTGAGAACTTTGCTACACTCCGCGACGTGCTGATCAACGCCGACAGCAACCTGGCCAAGCTCACCCAGACCATGGTTGACCTGCGCGGACGACTCCCCCAGGCCGAACAAACCTTGGATCGTCTGCGGGGCGAGCACCCGGCGAGCATGCTCACCAGCATCGCCGACAACACCCAGTTGGCTTCGGAGCATTTGGAACACGCCGACACCGCGCTGAACGACGCACGCGCACTCACCGCCCAGCCTGCGGGCCAGCAAGGCGGACTTGTTGAAGCCCTCCAAGCTGCCGAAAAATCCACCCACGAAGCCGACAAACTGCTGGCGGGCATCGAACACGCGGAAGAAAACATCCGCATGGCGCAGTCCAACCTGTCCGCGCTGGTCACGGAGGTGGAGCAGGAAATTGCAGAGGCTGGGTCGTTGCGAGCGCGCGGGCAGGAACACGGCACCCAGGCCGACTGGGCATCACTCGACGATGCCGTTACCGCAGCCCAGGCCGCATTATCGACGGCGCGGGATAAAGGTGGGGACGATCCGCTTGGAGCCTACACCGCTCTTGCCGATGCGGATGCCGTGCTGGACGTAGAGTTGGATAAGGTGCGTGAATCCTCCGCTGACCAGGAGCGACGTTTGCAGATCCTGGACAATGCCATGGCCGCAGCGCAATCCCGTATTACCGCTGCTGAGGACCTGATTTCCACGCGCGGGCGGGTTATTGGATCGGCGGCGCGCACCCAGCTTGCCGAGGCACAACGACGCTTCGCTTCCGCGCAGAATCAGCGCACGCGTGATACTGGTGCTGCTGTGGCTGATGCTCAGGCAGCCTCCCAGGCTGCGCAAAACGCCCTGAACTACGCGGAAAACGACATCCGCGACTACCAGAATCGCCAACGCGGTAATGGTTCCGGCTCCGGTGGGACTGGGTCGTTTATTGCGGGCATGGTGGTTAATGAGATTCTGAACGGCGGCCACCGTGGCTACGGCGGCGGGTTCGGAGGGGGATTCGGCGGATTTGGGGGCGGGTTTGGCGGAGGCTTCGGTGGGGGTGGCGGTTTTGGTGGCGGCGGCGGCTTTGGTGGCGGCGGCGGCTTTGGTGGAAGCGGTGGCAGCGGAGGTGGGTTTACTGGTGGGAAGTTTTAG
- a CDS encoding SNF2-related protein, which translates to MEVNAGLLSDYQAKFYAHELERSYASDHVGRLAGLLFDAQVEPKPHQVDAALFALQTPFTSGVILADEVGLGKTIEAGIVISQYWAERKRRILIIAPSSLRQQWRQELNEKFALPASLLERGSLDELTSSGAHEQILICSYEFANSQHLNLTRPWDLVVCDEAHRLRSYWTGQAKIAANIARICRVATKTVMLTATPLQNRLEELFGLVSVFAPDYFRSLETFKERYINNPEGVGNDDLAARVARIAKRTLRKDANKYIRFTTRMPLTIAFTPSEDEVQLYEFINSYLQRPFLWAFAKSQRHLSALILRKRLGSSSYAVASTLESIANRLEAETRSGKRRNDAGAFIADRDLTSEEREEADNTLASTEVVEGGERAEMLAEVQELRDYAALARSITVNQKAVKLVDALEQGFAKLREIGAPEKAIIFTDSTVTQNYLAQSLCDAGWGEGLVLFNGTNDSAEANAIYREWLEENKGGDIVTGIPAADRRKALVDEFRQRGRLMIATEAAAEGINLQFCSMLVNYDLPWNPQRVEQRIGRVHRFGQKHNVVVVNFSNKGNLAEERILQLLTEKFQLFTSVFGSSDEVLGQIEDGLDFEKNIAAILDRCTTAEQIDAAFTELEARYAAQITREMKGTRKKVFDNLDPKVRDKLKSYDAQTGVVLNAFERLLIALTRYELADLATFNDTATQFTLTQPPIPGIAIGEYFFKAEPRKGAHQYRYASDLCQWVISSAKMHKTPPARLTFQIKDSVRATAVSKRLRKKSGRLTVHEATFTMQAGNQNLRETYLLLAGFFEDGTPMDHEQIRDLFDLTCIDVVPEAVSTDGFSEAIDALRSHIAIDVQDRNATFYLQQEALIEAARLDLKATFDAKIRDFHAKESTATKAARKASSTAEQLKLTREARQWKRRAEEADDEYRRERDKLRDESDTYLDNAAQALEAEQSTNELFTINWEVR; encoded by the coding sequence GTGGAGGTGAATGCTGGTTTGCTCAGCGATTATCAGGCCAAGTTCTACGCTCATGAACTTGAACGTTCCTACGCTTCCGACCACGTTGGCCGCCTAGCTGGGTTGTTATTTGATGCGCAGGTGGAACCCAAGCCTCACCAGGTTGACGCCGCTTTATTTGCTTTACAGACCCCGTTTACTTCCGGGGTGATTTTGGCTGACGAGGTAGGCCTTGGGAAAACTATTGAGGCCGGCATTGTGATCAGTCAGTATTGGGCTGAACGCAAACGCCGTATTTTAATCATCGCACCGTCGTCTTTGCGCCAGCAGTGGAGGCAGGAACTCAACGAGAAATTCGCTCTTCCCGCGTCTTTGCTCGAACGTGGGAGTCTTGATGAACTCACCAGCTCGGGTGCACACGAGCAAATCCTCATCTGTTCTTATGAGTTTGCCAATTCTCAACACCTTAATCTCACGCGCCCATGGGATTTGGTGGTGTGTGATGAGGCACACCGGCTGCGCTCCTACTGGACAGGGCAGGCGAAAATTGCCGCAAACATTGCAAGAATCTGTCGTGTTGCTACAAAAACCGTTATGCTCACAGCCACTCCGTTGCAAAACCGCCTTGAGGAACTTTTCGGACTTGTGAGTGTGTTTGCCCCCGACTATTTCCGCTCCCTGGAGACATTCAAAGAACGCTACATCAACAACCCCGAGGGGGTGGGCAATGATGACCTGGCAGCTAGGGTTGCGCGGATTGCGAAGCGAACACTGCGTAAAGATGCAAATAAGTACATTCGCTTTACCACTCGAATGCCACTGACCATTGCCTTCACACCCAGTGAGGATGAGGTCCAGCTCTATGAGTTCATCAATTCCTACTTGCAGCGGCCGTTTCTGTGGGCGTTCGCAAAGTCTCAACGTCATCTGTCTGCCCTCATTCTTCGTAAACGTCTTGGTTCGTCTTCTTATGCGGTGGCTTCCACGTTAGAGAGCATTGCGAACCGTCTAGAGGCCGAGACCCGCAGTGGTAAACGCCGTAACGACGCAGGTGCGTTCATTGCAGATCGCGATTTGACCAGTGAGGAGCGCGAGGAAGCTGACAACACACTCGCTTCGACGGAGGTTGTAGAGGGTGGTGAGCGCGCTGAGATGCTGGCTGAGGTGCAGGAACTTCGTGACTATGCTGCGCTGGCGCGCTCAATCACCGTCAATCAGAAAGCCGTCAAGCTTGTTGATGCTCTTGAGCAAGGCTTTGCGAAACTGCGCGAGATAGGCGCACCTGAGAAGGCGATTATTTTCACCGACTCGACTGTCACCCAGAACTACCTCGCCCAATCCCTGTGTGACGCGGGTTGGGGTGAGGGGCTGGTGCTATTCAACGGCACCAATGACTCTGCTGAAGCCAACGCGATCTATCGGGAATGGCTGGAGGAAAACAAAGGTGGCGACATCGTCACCGGTATCCCTGCAGCTGACCGGCGCAAAGCTTTAGTTGATGAGTTCCGTCAGCGTGGGCGACTCATGATTGCCACCGAAGCGGCCGCAGAAGGCATCAACCTTCAGTTCTGTTCCATGCTGGTCAACTACGATCTGCCGTGGAATCCTCAACGCGTGGAGCAGCGCATAGGGCGTGTCCATCGGTTTGGGCAGAAGCACAATGTCGTCGTCGTGAATTTTTCCAACAAAGGCAACCTGGCTGAAGAGCGCATCCTACAGCTTCTCACTGAGAAATTCCAGTTGTTTACTTCTGTTTTTGGATCCTCTGATGAGGTTCTGGGACAGATCGAAGACGGTCTGGATTTTGAAAAGAACATTGCCGCGATCCTGGATCGATGTACTACCGCCGAGCAGATTGATGCCGCGTTTACCGAGCTTGAGGCGCGCTATGCGGCGCAGATTACGCGTGAGATGAAAGGAACCCGGAAGAAGGTCTTCGACAACCTAGACCCGAAGGTCCGCGACAAACTCAAGTCCTATGACGCCCAAACTGGCGTGGTTCTCAACGCCTTCGAGCGGCTTCTCATTGCCCTCACGCGCTACGAGCTAGCCGACTTAGCTACCTTCAACGACACCGCTACACAGTTCACGCTCACTCAGCCTCCCATACCGGGCATCGCCATTGGGGAGTATTTTTTCAAGGCTGAACCACGCAAAGGTGCCCACCAGTACCGGTATGCCAGCGACTTGTGCCAATGGGTGATCAGCTCTGCGAAAATGCACAAGACGCCCCCAGCTCGACTCACATTCCAGATCAAGGACTCAGTGCGTGCCACTGCCGTCTCGAAGCGACTACGCAAGAAGAGTGGTCGGCTCACTGTTCACGAAGCCACGTTTACCATGCAAGCTGGTAACCAGAACCTACGTGAGACCTACTTGTTGCTTGCGGGTTTCTTTGAAGACGGCACGCCCATGGATCACGAGCAGATCCGTGACCTTTTTGACCTCACTTGTATTGACGTGGTGCCAGAAGCTGTGAGTACCGACGGTTTCAGCGAAGCGATTGATGCTCTACGAAGTCACATTGCCATAGATGTGCAAGATCGTAACGCTACCTTCTACCTGCAACAAGAAGCCCTCATTGAGGCTGCGCGTCTCGACCTTAAAGCTACGTTTGATGCGAAGATTCGAGACTTCCACGCCAAAGAATCCACCGCTACCAAGGCTGCACGCAAAGCCTCCAGTACCGCCGAACAACTCAAACTCACCCGCGAAGCACGCCAGTGGAAACGCCGAGCTGAGGAGGCCGACGACGAGTACCGCCGCGAGCGCGACAAACTCCGCGATGAATCAGACACCTACCTCGACAATGCCGCACAAGCCCTCGAAGCAGAACAATCTACCAATGAACTATTCACTATCAACTGGGAAGTTCGCTAA
- a CDS encoding DEAD/DEAH box helicase family protein, translating to MRFQFDPHQPYQTSAIEAVTDLFDSQPVDADQLVTSFRLLPAQPSLIDQYEFSGQREFDIATEIGAVGNNLVLDEDTILSNLRRVQDRNGLEVTDELVDGLQFDIEMETGTGKTYVYLRTAFELVKRYRFTKFIILVPSVAIREGVKTSINLMREHFRHLYPEINMDATVYSGERAEEVRDFAVATSLQFLVMTIDSLRGDKNTRIMHQSRDKLAGLRPLDYLRATRPIVIMDEPQNMESLLAQSAVADLDPLCTLRYSATHRTTRNVVYRLDPLDAHNLGLVKTIVVSDAQELGSAAKPYVKLLEVRREPSFSAKLELVCRKKDGSYAKRKVKVSQGDDLERVSGGNPAYEGNWRINEISVQPEQIELSNYGILRVGEEIGSNQDAVFREMIRETIREHIRKELQVHACGIKVLSLFFIDKVASYLGTGLNNFDANGDFVAWFDELYREELAKFPDAERFLSRDPLQVRSGYFAQMKVKGKGAPMKFKDSSGKTKADDDAYELIMRDKARLLSMDEPVRFIFSHSALREGWDNPNVFQICTLRDMTSVTERRQTIGRGLRLPVNQDGERVSDRGLAQLTVVANESYQAFAAALQDEYKQAGVAIGFVRHTEFAHLPIMEDGQESRLGSRRSGEIWECLRERGYINDSGEVMGTWVPEQLGFTVGLPVQYAGYEDDIIKIVDSCKIEAVVKPKRKRVARTFNKQVYATPEFEAFWEKITQRTTYRVCFDRDVLVANCVNRIQHAPRVDPIRIQLTRTGVEITRGGAKGSVLGTRDHQLTDSYPLPDIVNQLQEATSLTRKTIIDILLGSGKLSEFLGNPNDFIKMVSSCIETELAQVLIDGIQYEAIGGSIYELRELQADGLEEKDRFIDQLYKVTHTEKTDFDYLVLDSAVERQFAQYLDGREDIKLFMKLPDKFRIPTPVGDYNPDWAIIKIEDGTEHLYLIRETKSSLDSNKRRPSENAKIEAAIKHFQAIGVDYKVSAPEQWGI from the coding sequence ATGCGTTTTCAGTTTGATCCCCACCAGCCCTATCAGACGTCAGCGATTGAAGCAGTCACTGATCTCTTCGATAGCCAGCCAGTGGATGCGGATCAGTTAGTGACTTCGTTCAGGCTGCTTCCTGCTCAGCCGTCTTTGATCGATCAGTATGAATTTTCCGGTCAACGCGAGTTTGACATTGCGACCGAAATCGGCGCTGTAGGAAATAATCTGGTGTTGGATGAGGACACGATCTTGTCTAATCTCCGCCGTGTCCAAGACCGCAATGGTCTGGAGGTCACGGACGAGTTGGTTGATGGGCTGCAGTTCGACATTGAAATGGAAACTGGTACCGGCAAAACCTACGTCTACCTGCGTACTGCATTCGAGTTGGTAAAGCGTTACCGGTTCACCAAGTTTATTATCTTGGTGCCGTCAGTTGCGATCCGTGAAGGTGTAAAAACCTCTATCAACTTGATGCGCGAGCACTTCCGACACTTGTACCCAGAAATCAACATGGATGCCACAGTGTATTCGGGTGAGCGGGCTGAAGAGGTGCGTGACTTTGCCGTTGCCACGAGCTTGCAATTCTTGGTGATGACGATTGATTCCCTGCGTGGGGATAAGAACACGCGCATCATGCACCAGAGTCGAGATAAGCTTGCAGGCTTACGTCCACTGGACTATCTTCGTGCAACGCGTCCGATTGTCATCATGGATGAGCCTCAGAACATGGAGTCTCTGCTTGCACAATCAGCGGTTGCAGACTTGGACCCGTTGTGTACGTTGCGTTACTCAGCGACTCACCGCACCACTCGTAATGTGGTGTATCGCCTCGACCCTTTGGATGCTCACAACTTAGGTCTAGTTAAAACCATCGTGGTTTCTGACGCTCAGGAACTTGGTAGCGCCGCTAAGCCGTATGTGAAACTGTTGGAGGTGCGCAGGGAACCATCTTTTAGTGCGAAATTGGAGTTGGTATGCCGAAAGAAGGACGGCTCCTATGCCAAGCGCAAGGTGAAGGTCTCACAAGGGGACGATCTGGAGCGCGTCTCAGGCGGAAACCCTGCCTATGAAGGCAACTGGCGCATTAATGAAATCAGTGTGCAACCTGAGCAGATCGAACTCTCAAACTACGGGATCTTGCGTGTTGGTGAAGAGATCGGCTCCAACCAGGATGCTGTCTTCAGGGAGATGATTCGGGAGACAATCCGCGAGCATATCCGCAAAGAACTTCAAGTTCATGCCTGCGGCATTAAAGTTCTTTCTCTTTTCTTTATCGACAAGGTTGCTTCTTACCTGGGTACTGGATTGAATAATTTTGATGCAAATGGGGATTTTGTCGCCTGGTTTGATGAGCTCTACCGGGAGGAGTTGGCGAAGTTCCCTGATGCTGAGCGATTCTTGTCTCGTGACCCGCTTCAAGTGCGGTCTGGTTATTTTGCTCAGATGAAGGTCAAAGGTAAGGGGGCACCGATGAAGTTTAAGGATTCGTCGGGTAAGACGAAGGCTGATGACGACGCCTACGAGTTGATCATGCGGGATAAAGCCAGGCTGTTGAGCATGGATGAGCCGGTTCGGTTCATCTTTTCCCATTCTGCTCTGCGTGAGGGGTGGGATAACCCAAACGTGTTCCAGATCTGCACGTTGCGTGACATGACCTCAGTCACTGAACGCCGCCAAACGATCGGACGTGGTCTGCGCCTGCCCGTCAACCAAGATGGTGAGCGGGTCTCAGACCGTGGGCTTGCACAACTGACGGTGGTGGCCAACGAATCATATCAAGCGTTTGCTGCTGCACTGCAAGATGAGTACAAGCAGGCGGGTGTGGCGATTGGGTTCGTGCGCCATACTGAGTTTGCCCACCTGCCTATCATGGAAGACGGTCAGGAATCTAGGCTGGGTTCGCGGCGTTCAGGTGAGATCTGGGAGTGCTTGCGTGAGCGTGGCTATATCAACGATTCCGGTGAAGTCATGGGCACCTGGGTTCCTGAGCAACTTGGTTTCACCGTTGGTTTACCTGTTCAGTATGCAGGCTATGAGGATGACATAATTAAGATTGTTGATAGCTGCAAGATTGAGGCCGTGGTCAAACCTAAACGCAAGCGCGTAGCCCGTACCTTCAACAAGCAGGTGTATGCCACACCTGAGTTTGAAGCGTTCTGGGAAAAGATAACCCAGCGCACTACCTACCGGGTTTGCTTTGACCGTGATGTTCTAGTAGCGAATTGTGTGAACCGTATCCAGCATGCACCGCGCGTCGATCCGATCCGAATCCAGCTCACACGTACCGGCGTGGAGATCACCCGTGGTGGCGCGAAAGGCTCTGTCCTGGGAACCCGTGACCACCAGCTCACTGATTCTTACCCGTTGCCGGATATCGTCAACCAACTCCAAGAAGCAACATCCCTGACTCGCAAGACGATCATCGACATCCTGCTAGGCAGTGGGAAACTATCGGAGTTTTTGGGCAACCCGAACGACTTCATCAAAATGGTCTCCTCCTGTATTGAGACTGAACTCGCCCAAGTTCTCATTGACGGAATCCAGTACGAAGCTATCGGAGGCTCCATCTATGAGTTGCGCGAGTTGCAGGCTGATGGCTTGGAAGAAAAAGACAGATTCATCGATCAGCTCTACAAGGTCACGCACACGGAGAAAACCGACTTCGACTACCTCGTGTTGGACTCCGCAGTGGAGCGGCAGTTCGCTCAGTACCTGGATGGGCGGGAAGATATCAAACTGTTTATGAAACTGCCCGACAAGTTCCGTATCCCCACCCCGGTGGGTGACTACAACCCGGATTGGGCGATCATCAAGATCGAAGACGGAACCGAACACCTCTACCTGATCCGTGAAACCAAGAGCAGCCTAGATTCGAACAAACGCCGCCCAAGTGAAAACGCGAAAATCGAAGCTGCAATCAAGCATTTTCAAGCCATTGGTGTGGACTACAAAGTCAGCGCGCCCGAACAGTGGGGTATCTAA